The following are encoded in a window of Iodobacter fluviatilis genomic DNA:
- the pip gene encoding prolyl aminopeptidase, with the protein MSDLLFPEIQPHRSGRLAVDDVHTLYWEECGNPDGVPVLFLHGGPGGGISPMHRRFFDPAYYRIVLFDQRGAGQSTPLGEYRNNSTAHLIADIEVLRQMLDIKQWLVFGGSWGSTLALAYGEAHPEACSGFILRGIFLCTKAEVDWFVNGIGHFYPEVHAEFAAHIPAPERGNLLEAYSQRLFNDDPEVYLPAARRWSRYEGSCLFLEPQSSAIAQFETDAVCTSLGRLEAHYMRYGAFMDEDQLVQNVGKIRHLPAVIIQGRYDVICPPKSAYRLHQAWPESALHIIPDAGHAAMEPGIAAALIKATEEFKLQGKFS; encoded by the coding sequence ATGAGCGATTTATTGTTTCCTGAAATTCAGCCCCACCGCAGCGGCCGTTTGGCCGTAGATGATGTGCATACGCTTTATTGGGAAGAATGTGGCAATCCGGATGGCGTGCCGGTGCTATTTTTGCATGGCGGCCCCGGTGGCGGTATTTCGCCCATGCATCGACGCTTTTTTGACCCCGCCTATTACCGTATTGTGTTATTTGATCAGCGCGGCGCGGGGCAGTCGACGCCCTTGGGTGAGTATCGCAATAACTCCACCGCTCATTTAATCGCAGATATTGAAGTCTTGCGTCAGATGCTGGATATAAAGCAATGGCTGGTATTTGGCGGCTCATGGGGCTCTACGCTCGCACTGGCTTATGGCGAGGCGCACCCTGAGGCGTGTTCAGGCTTTATCCTGCGTGGGATTTTCCTGTGTACCAAGGCTGAGGTGGATTGGTTTGTAAATGGCATAGGTCATTTTTATCCTGAAGTCCACGCCGAATTTGCCGCGCATATTCCAGCGCCTGAGCGGGGTAATTTGCTCGAAGCCTATAGCCAGCGCTTGTTTAATGATGATCCGGAAGTCTATCTGCCCGCCGCCCGCCGCTGGAGCCGCTATGAAGGCAGTTGTCTGTTTTTAGAGCCACAAAGCAGCGCCATTGCCCAGTTTGAAACCGATGCTGTTTGCACCAGCTTAGGCCGCTTAGAGGCGCACTATATGCGCTACGGTGCTTTTATGGATGAAGACCAGTTGGTGCAGAATGTGGGCAAGATTCGCCATCTGCCCGCGGTGATTATCCAGGGCCGCTACGATGTGATTTGCCCGCCAAAATCGGCTTATCGCCTGCATCAGGCCTGGCCTGAATCCGCCTTACATATCATCCCAGATGCGGGCCATGCGGCGATGGAGCCGGGGATTGCTGCGGCTTTAATTAAAGCGACTGAGGAATTTAAATTGCAGGGGAAGTTTTCTTAA
- a CDS encoding tyrosine recombinase XerC, with translation MQAATERLISLSGDEKAASKKLAAADAGDSPEQISAKNAMLAHFVQYLEGEKGAGEHTRAAYARDMATLLECATGLDLSALTPKEIRGYVRKLTGQSLSARTIARTLSTWRTFYRLMCRDYHWPMNPADGVKPPKSSKKLPAAMTIDDASGFLENMPDDEILGCRDKAIFELAYSSGLRVAELVSITLPDLDLNLGMAVVTGKGGKTRQLPVGSVACEAIRRWLVERPKLAPRDNTVFIGKNGSSLSTRAVQLRIKYWETKLNIAEPLYPHKLRHSCASHLLQSSHDLRAVQELLGHASIATTQVYTHLDYQHLAQEYDRTHPRAKKPENEEGK, from the coding sequence ATGCAAGCAGCAACAGAGCGTTTAATTTCTCTGAGCGGGGATGAAAAAGCGGCCAGTAAAAAACTGGCCGCAGCAGATGCAGGCGACAGCCCGGAGCAAATCAGTGCAAAAAACGCCATGCTTGCCCATTTTGTGCAATATCTGGAAGGCGAAAAAGGCGCAGGTGAACATACTCGTGCAGCTTATGCCCGCGATATGGCCACCCTGCTGGAATGCGCTACCGGCCTCGATTTATCTGCACTCACGCCCAAAGAGATTCGCGGTTATGTGCGAAAGCTCACCGGCCAAAGCCTGTCGGCCAGAACCATCGCCCGCACACTTTCTACCTGGCGTACCTTTTACCGCCTGATGTGCCGTGATTATCACTGGCCAATGAACCCCGCTGATGGGGTAAAGCCACCTAAATCCAGTAAAAAGCTGCCGGCAGCAATGACCATTGATGATGCCAGCGGCTTCTTAGAAAACATGCCCGACGACGAAATTCTGGGCTGCCGCGATAAAGCGATTTTTGAGCTCGCTTACTCTTCGGGCCTGCGCGTGGCAGAGTTAGTTTCAATTACCCTGCCGGATTTAGACCTTAACCTCGGGATGGCAGTGGTTACAGGTAAGGGCGGCAAAACGCGGCAACTGCCCGTTGGCAGTGTGGCCTGTGAAGCCATCCGCCGCTGGCTGGTAGAACGTCCCAAACTAGCACCGAGAGATAACACAGTATTTATCGGCAAAAACGGCAGCTCGCTCAGCACTCGCGCGGTGCAGCTGCGCATCAAATACTGGGAAACCAAACTCAATATCGCCGAACCACTCTACCCGCACAAATTACGCCACAGCTGTGCCAGCCACTTACTCCAAAGCTCACACGATCTGCGTGCGGTGCAAGAACTGCTCGGCCACGCCAGCATCGCCACCACCCAAGTCTATACCCACCTTGATTACCAACACCTAGCACAAGAATACGACCGAACTCATCCAAGGGCTAAAAAGCCAGAGAATGAAGAGGGGAAGTAG
- a CDS encoding DUF484 family protein, producing MQPDEIVTWLKNNPDFFEQYADELAEIYVPHTHRGQAISLAERQLLTLREKNRSLELRLGDLLQFGEENDHISEKLHQLSVSLMQADDLASMIGTLEYHLQHRFGVPHIALRLWLDSDCNLREFAPVGEAVQKLAQNLVSPYCGPYVTDEVLSWFDVEANTLKSFAQFALRTGGEPFGVLVMASEDIERFYPDMGTLYLQRLSDLVSASIRRAVPQFAPDDEPMLLTEEV from the coding sequence CTTAAGAACAACCCAGACTTTTTTGAGCAATATGCTGACGAGCTAGCCGAAATTTATGTACCGCACACACATCGAGGCCAGGCTATTTCACTCGCAGAGCGGCAATTGCTGACCCTGCGCGAAAAAAACCGCTCGCTGGAGCTGCGCTTAGGCGATTTGCTGCAATTTGGCGAAGAAAACGACCATATCTCGGAAAAACTACACCAACTGAGTGTCAGCCTGATGCAGGCAGACGACTTAGCCAGCATGATTGGTACTCTGGAATACCATTTGCAGCATCGCTTTGGCGTGCCGCATATCGCATTAAGGCTATGGCTGGACAGCGATTGTAATCTGCGCGAATTTGCCCCCGTGGGTGAAGCAGTACAAAAACTGGCCCAAAATTTAGTATCCCCTTACTGCGGCCCTTATGTCACCGATGAAGTGCTGTCTTGGTTTGATGTTGAAGCCAACACGCTGAAATCCTTTGCCCAATTTGCCCTACGCACCGGGGGCGAGCCCTTTGGTGTGTTGGTCATGGCCAGCGAAGATATCGAGCGCTTCTATCCCGATATGGGTACGCTCTATTTGCAGCGTTTGTCTGATTTAGTCTCCGCATCAATTCGCCGCGCCGTACCCCAATTCGCGCCCGATGACGAGCCCATGCTGCTCACCGAAGAAGTGTGA